The Procambarus clarkii isolate CNS0578487 chromosome 46, FALCON_Pclarkii_2.0, whole genome shotgun sequence genome includes a region encoding these proteins:
- the LOC138350537 gene encoding homeobox-like protein HDP1: MNEFRYAVGMNEFRYAGGMNEFRYAGGMNEFWYAGGKNEFWYACGINEFWYAGEVNEFWYAGGMNEFRYAGGMNAFCYACGMNEFWNAGGMNKLWYAGGINEFWYAGGMNEFWNAGGMNEFWYAEEMNEFWYVGGMNEFLYAGGMNEFWYAGGMNEFWYAEEMNEFWYVGGMNEFLYAGGMNELWYAEEMNEFWYVGGMNEFLYAGGMNEFWYAEEMNEFWYVGGMNEFLYAGGMNELWYAEEMNEFWYAGGIKEFRYAGGMNEFWYDGGMNEFWYVGGIYAFRYASVMSEFWYAGGMNEFWYAGGMNEFRYAGGMNEFPCAGGMNELWCVGGINDFCIMIV; the protein is encoded by the coding sequence ATGAATGAGTTTCGGTATGCTGTaggtatgaatgagtttaggTATGCTGGAGGCATGAATGAGTTTAggtatgctggaggtatgaatgagttttggtatgctggtggtaagaatgagttttggtatgcttgtGGTataaatgagttttggtatgctggtgaaGTGAATGaattttggtatgctggtggaatgaatgagtttaggtatgctggtggtatgaatgcatTTTGCTATGCTTGTGGAATGAATGAATTTTggaatgctggtggtatgaataagctttggtatgctggtggaataaacgagttttggtatgctggaggtatgaatgagttttggaatgctggtggtatgaatgagttttggtatgctgaggAAATGAATGAATTTTGGTAtgttggtggaatgaatgagtttctgtatgctggtggtatgaatgagttttggtatgctggtggtatgaatgaattTTGGTATGCTGAGGAAATGAATGAATTTTGGTAtgttggtggaatgaatgagtttctgtatgctggtggtatgaatgagttgtgGTATGCTGAGGAAATGAATGAATTTTGGTAtgttggtggaatgaatgagtttctgtatgctggtggtatgaatgagttttggtatgctgaggAAATGAATGAATTTTGGTAtgttggtggaatgaatgagtttctgtatgctggtggtatgaatgagttgtgGTATGCTGAGGAAATGAATGAATTTTGGTATGCTGGAGGCATTAAAGAGTTTCGGTATGCTggcggtatgaatgagttttggtatgatgGTGGTATGAATGAATTTTGGTATGTTGGTGGCATCTATGCGTTTAGGTATGCTAGTGTTATgagtgagttttggtatgctggtggtatgaatgagttttggtatgctggtggaatgaatgagtttcggtatgctggtggtatgaatgagtttccgtgtgctggtggtatgaatgagttgtgGTGCGTCGGTGGTATAAATGATTTTTGTATAATGATAGTTTGA